The proteins below come from a single Asanoa ferruginea genomic window:
- a CDS encoding ATP-binding protein, translating into MSTELAGHAEGDRLSPAELRKLFLFEKLDAEQLDFLASHGAVETHSGGTYIYREGEPATCFYVLLSGTVALSRTVRGDEVETTRTDQVGAYAGATQAYIERIPQIYLNSMLAVSDVELYQLPADQMAEALRDWFPMAMHLLEGLFFGMRSMQTAVSERERLLALGSLSAGLTHELNNPAAAAVRATSVLRTRFTGMRNKLALIADGRVDGTRLHALVGLQDEAIKRAASAPELTPMETSDAEDKLGEWLEDQDIAGAWDIAPTLVSGAIDSEWLQKVRDEIGPENFEPALRWLTYTLDTEQLMTEIDDAVTRISSLVAAAKQYSQLDRAPHQTVNVHELLHATLVMLHAKFPKGIKLVKDYDRTIPEIPAYAAELNQVWTNLIDNAISAMGETGTLTVRTSRDGDNVVVSIGDTGPGIPKDVRPRIFDPFFTTKPVGEGTGLGLDISYRIVVNKHHGDIRVDSKPGETWFHVVLPTDGKEPDQPGDAG; encoded by the coding sequence ATGAGCACCGAACTCGCCGGCCACGCCGAGGGCGACCGGCTTTCCCCCGCGGAGCTGCGCAAGCTGTTCCTGTTCGAGAAGCTCGACGCCGAGCAGCTCGACTTCCTGGCCAGCCACGGCGCGGTCGAGACCCATTCCGGCGGCACCTACATCTACCGCGAGGGTGAGCCGGCGACGTGCTTCTACGTGCTGCTCAGCGGCACGGTCGCGCTCAGCCGCACGGTCCGCGGCGACGAGGTGGAGACCACCCGCACCGACCAGGTGGGTGCCTACGCCGGTGCCACCCAGGCCTACATCGAGCGGATCCCGCAGATCTACCTCAACAGCATGCTCGCCGTCTCCGATGTGGAGCTCTACCAGCTCCCCGCCGACCAGATGGCCGAGGCGCTGCGTGACTGGTTCCCGATGGCCATGCACCTGCTCGAGGGCCTGTTCTTCGGCATGCGGTCGATGCAGACCGCGGTCAGCGAGCGCGAGCGGCTGCTGGCGCTCGGTTCGCTGTCGGCCGGCCTGACCCACGAGCTCAACAACCCGGCCGCCGCCGCCGTCCGCGCGACCTCCGTCCTGCGCACCCGGTTCACCGGCATGCGAAACAAGCTCGCGCTGATCGCCGACGGCCGGGTCGACGGCACCCGGCTGCACGCGCTGGTCGGGCTCCAGGACGAGGCGATCAAGCGTGCGGCCAGCGCGCCCGAACTGACTCCGATGGAGACCAGCGACGCCGAGGACAAGCTCGGCGAGTGGCTCGAAGACCAGGACATCGCTGGTGCGTGGGACATCGCGCCGACGCTGGTCTCCGGTGCCATAGACAGCGAGTGGCTCCAGAAGGTGCGCGACGAGATCGGCCCGGAAAACTTCGAGCCGGCGCTGCGGTGGCTGACCTACACGCTAGACACCGAGCAGTTGATGACCGAGATCGACGACGCGGTCACCCGCATCTCGTCGCTGGTGGCGGCGGCCAAGCAATACTCGCAACTCGACCGCGCCCCGCACCAGACGGTCAACGTGCACGAGTTGCTGCACGCGACGCTGGTGATGCTGCACGCCAAGTTCCCCAAGGGCATCAAGCTGGTCAAGGACTACGACCGGACGATCCCCGAGATTCCGGCGTACGCCGCTGAGCTCAACCAGGTCTGGACCAACCTGATCGACAACGCGATCAGCGCGATGGGCGAGACCGGCACGCTGACCGTGCGCACCTCCCGCGACGGCGACAATGTCGTCGTGTCGATCGGCGACACCGGCCCCGGCATCCCCAAAGACGTGCGGCCGCGCATCTTCGACCCGTTCTTCACCACCAAGCCGGTGGGCGAGGGCACCGGGCTCGGCCTCGACATCTCCTACCGGATCGTGGTCAACAAGCACCACGGCGACATCCGGGTCGACAGCAAGCCGGGTGAGACCTGGTTCCACGTCGTCCTGCCGACGGACGGCAAGGAGCCCGACCAGCCCGGCGACGCCGGGTGA
- a CDS encoding HAD family hydrolase produces MSHLLFDFFGTLVDYDDGHAQSPSSSAALAGTLLGEPLTVAEFTARWDVEWMSWEERCAPNHREFSMLDVAGSFLPGVPQSSVEAFIGVYIAEWNAGVRYLPGIRDLLGSLAQTHRLAVVSNTHEPDLVPAHLAAMGVADLVDTVVTSVEVGVRKPAPTIYAEALSRLGIRADAAVFVGDNPTADYFGPRAVGMRAYLVDPAARHSTVPPADRLSSVFDLPAALLN; encoded by the coding sequence GTGAGCCACCTCCTCTTCGACTTCTTCGGCACCCTGGTCGACTACGACGACGGTCACGCACAGTCACCGTCGTCGTCGGCCGCGCTCGCCGGCACCTTGCTCGGCGAGCCGCTGACGGTGGCCGAGTTCACCGCGCGCTGGGACGTGGAATGGATGTCCTGGGAAGAGCGCTGCGCGCCCAACCATCGAGAGTTCTCCATGCTCGACGTGGCGGGTTCGTTCCTGCCCGGGGTGCCGCAGTCGTCGGTCGAGGCGTTCATCGGGGTCTACATCGCTGAGTGGAACGCTGGGGTGCGTTACCTGCCGGGGATCCGCGATCTGCTCGGGTCGCTGGCCCAGACACACCGCCTGGCGGTCGTGTCCAACACGCACGAGCCCGACCTGGTGCCCGCCCACCTGGCGGCGATGGGCGTGGCCGACCTGGTCGACACGGTCGTGACCTCGGTCGAGGTGGGCGTCCGCAAGCCGGCGCCGACGATCTACGCGGAGGCGCTGTCCCGGCTGGGGATCAGGGCCGATGCCGCGGTGTTCGTCGGCGACAACCCGACGGCCGACTACTTCGGGCCGCGGGCGGTCGGCATGCGCGCCTACCTGGTCGACCCGGCGGCACGGCACTCGACCGTGCCGCCGGCGGATCGGCTCTCCTCCGTTTTCGATTTGCCGGCCGCACTGCTCAACTAG